One genomic segment of Planktothrix serta PCC 8927 includes these proteins:
- a CDS encoding serine/threonine-protein kinase, with protein sequence MLGTTLGGRYHILQSLGGGGFARTYLAEDRQLPDRHQCVVKQLKPHATNPTTLQIARRLFETEAQVLYRLGYHEQIPQLFAFFEEDQEFYLVQEFIEGHDLSQELIPAFSIPSTQPPQQPSIHSSVTQVIPNPLKGRFNEAETIILLQDILKILDFVHKQNVIHRDISPKNLIRRKKDNQLVLIDFGAVKQITTQMLNSPGQSCLSVGIGTPGYMPSEQARGNPKPSSDVYAVGMIGIQALTGIAPHQLPSDPDTEEMIWQNQAIVSPEFAEVINKMVRYDFRQRYSSATEALEAIKSLNQPTMATIPAIPLWLRPLKIQPSKPKIYGIILSILGLIGLGTGTGIYLWQSLQSSNAIGLHHQGNTLYRLNRYPEALKRYDQALNLMPTYKEAWKDKGQILYQLEQYSQAQEAYDKAIQIDPNYTEAWIGRGKVLNALQNYPDALTAFEQAIKQNPDAIDAGLGKGNVLLSFKRYEEAIQAYKEVLDRFPSSFEALYKTGKAYHDLEDYEQAFKAYDQAVEVKINDPNAWYNRGNVLMQMKRYGDALESYDKAVRFNPNFYQAWYSRGNALLKKDKEKEAIESFRQAVKIQPNYYQAWYSLGWSLHQLQRYEEAITAYNKALEINKNDHLMWYNIGNSLYNLGRYQEAIASYDEAIYQNTNHAESWYSRGNAFVNLNQYPEAISSYQKALQYRPDYREATQAKQQAEKQLQELNTSPNSTSETGG encoded by the coding sequence ATGCTGGGAACTACACTGGGCGGACGGTATCACATTCTACAATCATTAGGGGGTGGAGGATTTGCGCGTACCTATCTCGCGGAAGATCGTCAACTTCCAGATCGCCATCAATGTGTGGTTAAACAACTAAAACCCCACGCCACGAACCCAACAACGTTACAAATTGCACGGCGTTTATTTGAAACAGAAGCTCAGGTTTTATATCGTTTAGGATATCACGAACAAATTCCCCAATTGTTTGCTTTTTTTGAAGAAGATCAAGAATTTTATCTCGTTCAAGAGTTTATAGAAGGTCATGATTTAAGTCAAGAATTAATTCCGGCTTTTTCTATTCCTTCCACCCAACCGCCTCAACAACCATCGATTCATTCTAGTGTAACTCAAGTTATCCCAAATCCCCTAAAAGGACGATTTAATGAAGCGGAAACTATTATTCTGTTGCAAGATATTTTAAAAATATTAGATTTTGTCCATAAACAGAATGTAATTCATCGAGATATTAGTCCTAAAAATTTAATTCGTCGTAAAAAAGATAATCAATTAGTCTTAATTGATTTTGGAGCGGTTAAACAAATTACGACTCAAATGTTGAATTCTCCCGGACAAAGTTGTTTGAGTGTGGGAATTGGAACACCGGGTTATATGCCCAGTGAACAAGCGAGGGGAAATCCGAAACCCAGTAGTGATGTTTATGCAGTAGGAATGATTGGAATTCAAGCCTTAACTGGAATTGCGCCCCATCAATTACCAAGTGACCCTGATACCGAGGAAATGATTTGGCAAAATCAAGCGATTGTGAGTCCAGAATTTGCTGAAGTGATCAATAAAATGGTACGCTATGATTTTCGACAACGATATAGTTCAGCAACGGAAGCTTTAGAGGCAATTAAAAGCCTAAATCAACCCACTATGGCAACAATTCCAGCTATTCCTCTTTGGCTTAGACCGTTAAAAATTCAACCTTCAAAACCTAAAATTTATGGGATAATTCTGTCAATATTAGGGTTAATTGGGTTAGGGACGGGAACCGGAATATATTTATGGCAATCTCTACAGTCTTCTAATGCAATAGGACTCCATCATCAAGGCAATACTTTATATCGATTAAACCGTTATCCAGAGGCTTTAAAACGGTATGATCAAGCTCTTAATTTAATGCCAACTTATAAAGAAGCCTGGAAGGATAAAGGTCAAATTCTCTATCAGTTAGAACAATATTCCCAAGCTCAAGAAGCTTATGATAAAGCCATTCAAATTGACCCGAATTATACGGAAGCTTGGATAGGTCGAGGGAAAGTTCTCAACGCTTTACAAAACTATCCTGATGCTTTAACCGCTTTTGAACAAGCAATTAAACAAAATCCCGATGCGATAGATGCTGGGTTAGGAAAAGGGAATGTTTTACTCAGTTTCAAACGTTATGAAGAAGCAATTCAAGCCTATAAAGAGGTTTTAGATCGGTTTCCTTCTTCCTTTGAAGCTTTATATAAAACCGGAAAAGCTTATCATGATTTAGAAGATTATGAACAAGCTTTTAAAGCTTATGATCAAGCGGTAGAAGTTAAAATCAATGATCCGAATGCCTGGTATAATCGAGGAAATGTTTTAATGCAAATGAAACGCTATGGAGACGCCCTAGAATCTTACGATAAGGCGGTTCGTTTTAATCCTAATTTTTATCAAGCTTGGTATAGTCGGGGTAATGCTTTATTGAAAAAAGACAAGGAAAAAGAAGCAATTGAGTCCTTTCGACAGGCGGTTAAAATTCAACCCAACTATTATCAAGCTTGGTATAGTTTAGGGTGGTCACTCCATCAACTTCAACGTTATGAAGAAGCAATTACAGCTTATAATAAGGCGTTGGAAATTAACAAAAATGATCATTTAATGTGGTATAATATTGGGAATTCTTTATATAATTTAGGTCGTTATCAAGAGGCGATCGCATCCTATGATGAGGCGATTTATCAAAACACCAATCATGCTGAATCTTGGTATAGTCGGGGGAATGCTTTTGTAAACTTAAACCAATATCCAGAGGCGATTTCTTCCTATCAAAAAGCGTTACAATATCGTCCTGATTATCGGGAAGCAACTCAAGCCAAACAACAAGCTGAAAAACAACTTCAAGAGCTTAATACAAGTCCCAATTCAACGAGTGAGACAGGCGGTTAA
- the pgsA gene encoding CDP-diacylglycerol--glycerol-3-phosphate 3-phosphatidyltransferase produces MNLPTWITVSRLFGVPFLLYGLHDPTVTNRWICLGIFLVVASTDWLDGYLARKLNQVTDLGKFLDPLVDKLLVFAPLLAFIELGQIPAWGVFLILARELTIAGWRVNQTQISGANIWGKLKTVSQILAIAFLIAPLPEVWQFYTLILFWISVGFTLISGLIYLIPQPQQ; encoded by the coding sequence ATGAATTTACCCACTTGGATTACAGTTTCCCGTTTATTCGGAGTCCCCTTTTTATTATATGGTTTACATGATCCAACGGTTACTAATCGTTGGATTTGTTTAGGAATTTTTTTGGTTGTCGCGAGTACAGATTGGTTAGATGGATATTTAGCTAGAAAACTCAATCAAGTCACAGATTTAGGAAAATTTCTTGATCCTTTGGTTGATAAATTATTAGTTTTCGCGCCTTTATTAGCCTTTATAGAATTAGGACAAATTCCCGCTTGGGGAGTCTTTTTAATTTTAGCACGGGAACTTACAATTGCGGGATGGCGGGTGAATCAAACTCAAATTTCTGGGGCGAATATTTGGGGTAAATTAAAAACAGTGAGTCAAATTTTAGCGATCGCTTTTTTAATTGCTCCTTTACCTGAAGTTTGGCAATTTTATACTTTAATTTTATTCTGGATTTCTGTCGGATTCACTCTAATTTCTGGTTTAATTTATTTGATTCCTCAACCCCAACAGTAG
- a CDS encoding acetate and sugar kinases/Hsc70/actin family protein has product MPDFGMETDISVLQLSRGQTQWYLGVDLGTTGLSAALLHRETHKVYPIYWQAEQTELSEVEDFPFTFRLRCQVYYLDSQEEATPTRLQHFKPLLNLAIPYHQSVDVSGLTGVPMIQWSQQQSIFLGGFREAWTALLSTLNPSRVLQGRGTSGIRSRNRETLPLMALPNTYRLGAVGLDGSEFQQALMALGGIILGCPVGATEAYRFNLREAVLAAEIVKHPEQIFILEDAIATLLYQFYLNPPEPNSTILMINMGATTTEMAVATLPQNLTATPQVVCHNLVYGGDALTQDIITQLLIQPEGSPFQQFEISDLEFPQPGQPDLEKRYRLQQLLHSSEGGLKLLEIAEILKSQLQHSDRYILTLNGDSWEVSQRDLEQKVLIPFVQQLNRELNHLLSLKGISSVGINQAICTGGNGTWPTFSRWLRQKLPNALITQDSPREPENQDNNYSHCSRLAWGLAVLPLYFQVLDVSRHQYSDYFLLAELLRVFQEQPLSLAEVNQLLESRGINTRSCQDRIVAILKGKLPPGLIPSTSEAIWLTQESQENPDYQGLLEGALFYQDVDHNYFLSLDRADITRQYLSQLTRNSHQTWEEPQSVISYH; this is encoded by the coding sequence ATGCCGGATTTTGGTATGGAGACGGATATTTCCGTTTTACAATTGTCGAGGGGACAGACTCAATGGTATTTGGGAGTTGATTTGGGAACGACGGGATTATCCGCCGCTTTGTTACATCGGGAAACTCACAAAGTTTATCCGATTTATTGGCAAGCGGAACAGACGGAACTCTCGGAAGTTGAGGATTTTCCGTTCACATTTCGTCTTCGGTGTCAAGTCTATTATTTAGATTCTCAGGAGGAGGCAACTCCCACCCGTTTACAACATTTTAAACCCTTATTAAATCTGGCAATTCCCTATCACCAATCTGTTGATGTCTCTGGGTTAACGGGGGTTCCGATGATTCAGTGGTCGCAACAACAGTCTATCTTCTTGGGGGGATTTCGGGAAGCGTGGACGGCTTTATTATCTACGTTAAATCCCAGTCGGGTTTTGCAGGGTCGGGGCACCTCTGGCATTAGGTCACGAAACCGGGAAACCCTTCCCCTGATGGCTTTACCGAATACTTATCGCCTCGGTGCTGTGGGACTTGATGGCAGTGAATTCCAGCAGGCGTTAATGGCTTTAGGGGGAATTATTTTAGGCTGTCCGGTGGGAGCAACAGAGGCCTATCGGTTTAATCTTCGGGAGGCTGTATTAGCGGCTGAAATTGTCAAACATCCCGAACAGATTTTTATTCTTGAGGATGCGATCGCTACTTTATTATATCAATTTTACCTCAATCCTCCTGAACCCAATAGCACAATTTTAATGATTAATATGGGTGCGACAACAACTGAAATGGCAGTAGCAACCCTCCCCCAAAATTTAACAGCAACACCCCAGGTAGTTTGTCATAATTTAGTTTATGGTGGAGATGCTTTAACTCAGGATATTATCACTCAATTGTTGATTCAGCCAGAGGGTTCACCGTTCCAACAGTTCGAGATTTCTGATTTAGAATTTCCCCAACCCGGACAACCGGATTTAGAAAAACGTTATCGTTTACAACAGCTTTTACACAGTTCCGAGGGGGGATTAAAGTTATTAGAAATAGCAGAAATTTTAAAATCTCAACTTCAACACAGCGATCGCTATATTTTAACACTAAATGGGGATTCTTGGGAGGTTTCTCAACGGGATTTAGAACAAAAGGTTTTGATTCCCTTTGTACAACAGTTAAATCGAGAACTGAATCATCTTTTGAGTCTTAAAGGGATTTCTTCTGTGGGAATTAATCAAGCCATTTGTACCGGAGGAAATGGCACTTGGCCGACGTTTAGCCGTTGGTTACGCCAAAAATTACCGAATGCGTTGATTACTCAAGATAGTCCCCGTGAGCCAGAAAATCAGGATAATAATTATTCCCATTGTAGTCGATTAGCCTGGGGTTTGGCGGTATTACCCCTTTATTTTCAAGTTTTGGATGTGTCCCGACATCAATACAGTGATTATTTTCTTTTAGCTGAACTTTTGCGGGTGTTTCAAGAACAACCTTTATCTTTAGCCGAAGTGAATCAACTGTTAGAAAGTCGAGGAATAAATACCCGTTCTTGTCAGGATCGAATTGTGGCAATTTTAAAGGGAAAATTACCCCCAGGTTTAATTCCTTCAACTTCTGAGGCGATTTGGTTAACTCAAGAATCTCAAGAAAATCCTGATTATCAAGGATTACTCGAAGGTGCGTTATTTTATCAAGATGTAGATCACAATTATTTTCTAAGTTTAGACCGTGCAGATATCACTCGGCAATATTTAAGCCAGTTAACCCGGAATTCTCATCAAACCTGGGAAGAACCACAATCTGTTATCAGTTATCATTAA
- a CDS encoding Crp/Fnr family transcriptional regulator: protein MEDRYFSRDNQSDILKMIRSTPFFEGLPPEAADKATSHIVGRNHPANQVILLENDWGSSVYFILDGWVKIRTYNLDGKEVTLNILGKGELFGEMAALDEVPRSTDVITLAPTLIGNMPAQDFVELITTEPRAGMRLAQLMGRRLRQVNRRLRLRESDSTSRVADILLFLAEGQGKSSDQGTQIPNLPHRELSGLSGLARETVTRVLSKLEKKGLIHRERDILSIPDVHALERILV from the coding sequence ATGGAAGATCGGTATTTCTCCCGTGACAATCAATCTGATATTCTCAAGATGATCCGCTCAACGCCTTTCTTTGAAGGCTTGCCCCCAGAGGCGGCGGACAAAGCGACATCTCATATTGTGGGTCGAAATCATCCCGCAAACCAAGTTATTTTGTTGGAAAATGACTGGGGAAGTTCCGTTTATTTTATTTTGGATGGTTGGGTCAAAATTCGTACCTATAATTTGGATGGTAAAGAAGTAACGCTGAACATTTTGGGTAAGGGTGAGCTATTTGGAGAAATGGCCGCATTAGATGAAGTCCCCCGTTCTACGGATGTGATCACATTAGCACCCACATTAATTGGGAATATGCCCGCTCAGGATTTCGTGGAGTTAATTACAACCGAACCCCGTGCTGGAATGCGATTGGCTCAGTTAATGGGACGACGTTTACGCCAAGTAAATCGACGTCTACGATTGCGTGAATCGGATAGCACCTCAAGGGTTGCTGATATTTTACTGTTTCTGGCAGAGGGTCAGGGAAAAAGTTCGGATCAAGGAACACAAATTCCTAACCTTCCTCATCGGGAGTTAAGTGGTTTGAGTGGTCTAGCGCGGGAAACGGTAACTCGCGTTCTGAGTAAACTAGAGAAGAAAGGGTTAATTCATCGGGAACGGGATATCTTAAGTATTCCCGATGTCCACGCCCTGGAACGGATTTTAGTCTAA
- a CDS encoding DUF2232 domain-containing protein, with translation MSDSSPSSSYFDPATSESDDEGITSPDSDVPSPSNSTRPPHQPSGNALILVETAFLASAASLIWFVNYYFPMGPVLRLFFSLPMALLYLRWGKRASVMGAVASFLLLSVLMGPTRSIVFLIPYGWLGVVLGGMWKRGKAWWMSISVGSVIVAIGFFFKYWLLSILLGRNLWAYGTVQIASLAEWIFIKLGILAQPSLMLVQAIAVLMIFINSIVYLFVVHLVSLLLLDRLNSPIPRPPKWVQVLLDYE, from the coding sequence ATGAGTGATTCTTCCCCATCAAGTTCCTATTTTGACCCGGCGACCTCTGAATCTGACGATGAGGGAATTACATCTCCCGATTCAGATGTCCCATCTCCTTCAAATTCAACTCGTCCTCCTCATCAGCCTTCTGGTAACGCCCTAATTCTGGTTGAAACGGCTTTTCTGGCCAGTGCAGCCAGTTTAATTTGGTTTGTTAATTATTATTTCCCGATGGGGCCAGTGCTGCGGCTATTTTTCTCTTTGCCGATGGCCTTATTGTATTTACGTTGGGGAAAACGAGCTTCAGTTATGGGAGCCGTGGCTTCATTTTTATTATTATCGGTGTTAATGGGGCCGACTCGCAGTATTGTGTTTTTGATTCCTTATGGCTGGTTGGGTGTGGTCTTGGGGGGAATGTGGAAACGGGGCAAGGCTTGGTGGATGTCGATTAGCGTTGGGTCTGTGATTGTTGCGATTGGTTTTTTCTTTAAGTATTGGTTACTGTCAATTCTTCTGGGACGAAATCTGTGGGCCTATGGCACTGTTCAAATTGCTTCCCTGGCAGAATGGATTTTTATTAAGTTAGGGATTTTGGCTCAACCGAGTTTAATGTTAGTTCAAGCGATCGCTGTTTTAATGATTTTTATTAATAGTATTGTCTATTTATTTGTGGTTCATCTCGTATCTTTGCTGTTATTAGATCGCCTTAATAGCCCGATTCCTCGCCCGCCTAAATGGGTACAAGTTTTATTAGATTACGAGTGA
- a CDS encoding sensor histidine kinase codes for MISSQASERLKHNAERIMHLWEKRVRDEVSASTHQDSLVLQNSLPLYLNQLVDALSNRIVRTSTRITADEAESTRIGKLHGHERAGYADYSMSQLIFEYHILRQVIFQVLEEEAPLAIEDRDIIIGSIEQAVNDAATQFSETLRDIQELFMVTLTHDLRGPLNVVKLGTQLTLRRLERGDTHIDVATRMLGAVNRLDLMIQDLLDASRLRAGQSLKMKFEECNLEVLLQEVVEDLNFAYGERFVVVSDSEIRIYCSRKEIRRVIENLAINAVKYGDPSTPITLTLQQTETQINLTIHNEGEPIALDAQSILFQQFRRTICAEDQTGWGLGLFLAKSITEAHQGTLEVESGEGKGTSFMIKLPKVKV; via the coding sequence ATGATATCTAGCCAAGCATCTGAGCGTCTTAAACACAATGCTGAAAGAATTATGCACCTGTGGGAGAAGCGGGTTCGTGATGAAGTCAGTGCATCAACCCATCAAGATTCTCTGGTCTTGCAAAATTCCCTACCTCTGTACTTAAATCAACTGGTAGATGCACTTTCAAATAGAATTGTTAGGACATCTACCCGAATCACCGCCGACGAGGCAGAAAGCACTCGCATTGGCAAGCTGCATGGGCATGAACGGGCCGGGTATGCTGACTACTCTATGAGTCAACTCATTTTCGAGTATCACATCCTCCGTCAAGTCATCTTTCAAGTTTTAGAAGAAGAAGCACCTTTAGCAATAGAAGATCGAGATATTATTATCGGCTCTATTGAGCAAGCCGTTAATGACGCTGCAACTCAATTCTCCGAAACCCTGCGAGATATTCAAGAGCTATTTATGGTAACGCTCACTCACGACCTCAGAGGGCCTCTGAATGTGGTCAAACTGGGAACTCAACTCACTCTGCGACGACTTGAACGAGGAGACACCCACATCGATGTGGCGACGAGAATGCTCGGTGCAGTCAATCGGCTAGATTTGATGATTCAAGATCTGCTGGATGCGAGTCGGCTGCGGGCAGGACAAAGCTTAAAAATGAAATTTGAAGAATGCAATTTAGAGGTACTCCTTCAGGAGGTAGTGGAGGATTTGAACTTCGCGTATGGAGAGCGATTTGTTGTCGTCTCTGATTCTGAGATCAGGATTTATTGCAGTCGCAAAGAAATACGACGGGTGATTGAAAACTTAGCCATTAATGCGGTGAAATATGGTGATCCGAGTACGCCGATTACACTGACACTTCAGCAAACTGAAACACAGATTAACCTAACTATTCATAATGAAGGCGAGCCGATTGCCCTAGACGCTCAATCAATCCTATTTCAACAATTTCGTCGAACTATTTGTGCTGAGGATCAAACAGGCTGGGGATTAGGGTTATTTTTAGCCAAGAGTATTACAGAAGCGCATCAAGGAACTCTTGAGGTTGAAAGTGGAGAGGGGAAGGGGACAAGTTTTATGATCAAGTTACCCAAGGTTAAGGTTTAA
- the cobT gene encoding nicotinate mononucleotide-dependent phosphoribosyltransferase CobT: MTVRVYTQLIQGNQWLHRYQGSSPVFACVLGFTATALIPGISAAGSTPESRQYTAVADAEFLYNGPQPHPHYPLPPLDAGASPVLISRAVVEALQCPLYLFNAGLAVNPSVPTIDLGGVPALCLTSGTAMTLETVKHLLEQGLIWGERLAKEAENSYVILSECVVGGTTTALAVLLGLGISAMGKVNSSHPDCNHAQKLAIATTGLQQGGFWPLSPTGSQGVDPLRLVAAVGDPMQIVVAGMAIAASRSVGVLLAGGTQMLAVYRLVDAIATQYHLPWCPDQIVIGTTRWVAEDATGDTVGLAETIGTVPLLATQLNFSTSRYPQLQAYEQGFVKEGVGAGGAAIASHLALGWNNTQLLEAIEALADRIKFDH; the protein is encoded by the coding sequence ATGACGGTTCGAGTTTACACCCAGTTAATCCAAGGAAATCAGTGGTTACATCGCTATCAAGGCAGTTCACCTGTATTTGCTTGTGTGTTGGGATTTACCGCCACAGCTTTAATTCCGGGGATTTCTGCGGCTGGATCGACACCAGAGTCTCGACAATATACGGCTGTGGCGGATGCTGAATTTCTCTACAATGGCCCCCAACCCCATCCTCACTATCCCTTACCCCCCTTAGATGCGGGAGCGTCTCCGGTCTTAATCTCCCGTGCTGTTGTGGAAGCGTTGCAGTGTCCTTTATATTTATTCAATGCGGGATTAGCTGTTAATCCTTCGGTTCCCACAATTGACCTCGGAGGAGTACCAGCACTGTGTTTAACATCCGGTACGGCTATGACCTTAGAGACGGTCAAACATCTATTAGAACAAGGGTTAATCTGGGGAGAACGATTAGCAAAAGAAGCTGAAAATAGTTATGTAATTTTATCGGAATGTGTTGTTGGTGGAACGACTACCGCTTTAGCCGTATTGCTAGGGTTGGGAATTTCAGCTATGGGGAAAGTCAATAGTAGCCATCCCGATTGTAATCATGCCCAAAAATTAGCGATCGCCACAACAGGATTACAGCAAGGCGGGTTTTGGCCGTTATCACCGACGGGATCTCAGGGTGTTGATCCGTTGCGGTTGGTAGCTGCTGTGGGTGATCCGATGCAAATTGTAGTGGCGGGAATGGCGATTGCTGCAAGTCGCAGCGTTGGGGTATTGTTGGCGGGAGGAACCCAGATGTTAGCGGTTTATCGTTTGGTCGATGCGATCGCCACTCAATATCATCTCCCTTGGTGTCCCGACCAAATTGTTATCGGTACGACCCGTTGGGTCGCCGAAGATGCAACGGGGGATACTGTTGGGTTAGCTGAAACTATAGGAACTGTACCCCTATTAGCAACTCAACTCAACTTTTCAACATCCCGTTACCCTCAACTTCAAGCCTATGAACAAGGATTTGTTAAGGAGGGAGTGGGGGCTGGTGGGGCTGCGATCGCCTCTCATCTCGCCCTCGGCTGGAATAACACCCAACTCCTAGAAGCCATTGAAGCACTAGCAGATCGGATAAAATTTGATCATTAA
- a CDS encoding aspartate kinase produces MLIVQKYGGSSVGSVERIQSVAQRVLKTAQDHQVVVVVSAMGKTTDQLVGLAQQISPTPNRREMDMLLSTGEQVSMALLSMALQEVGQPAISLTGAQVGIITEAEHTRARILSIETQRIERHLNQGQVVVIAGFQGVSSQDDLEITTLGRGGSDTSAVALAAALKADLCEIYTDVPGILTTDPRLVPNAQLMAEITCDEMLELASLGAKVLHPRAVEIARNYGVSLVVRSSWTDDPGTKVIAPKPQPQPLEGLELARPVDGVEFDTNQAAVSLLRIPDHPGIAAKLFGGIAVQNLDVDLIIQSIHEGNSNDITFTVEREYFTQAIAVADALLPALGKPNSSDLGDAEVTGDDTPIAKVSIMGAGMIGRPKVASQMFNTLAKAGINLQMISTSEVKVSCVIATEDCERAVVALCESFEVSLDPKQTIDLEAKKTQLDESLPPVRGVALDVKQARLAIRHIPDRPGMAAKLFSLLADHNISVDMIIQSQRCHQVNGILTRDIAFTVAEGDADEAQQILEQATSELGCGEIIVNKSIAKVSVVGSGMIHYPGVAAKMFEALAHKNINILMIATSEIKISCLVDEDQGIEALKAVHEVFELSGEKTFIVPERAPVA; encoded by the coding sequence ATGCTGATTGTTCAAAAATACGGTGGTAGTTCTGTCGGTTCCGTTGAACGCATTCAATCTGTTGCTCAACGGGTGTTAAAAACAGCCCAAGATCATCAAGTGGTTGTCGTTGTTTCTGCTATGGGAAAAACTACTGATCAATTAGTGGGTTTAGCCCAACAAATTTCTCCAACTCCTAACCGTCGAGAGATGGATATGTTACTCTCAACGGGAGAACAAGTGAGCATGGCTTTATTGAGTATGGCATTGCAGGAAGTCGGACAACCTGCGATTTCTTTAACAGGCGCTCAAGTGGGAATTATCACCGAAGCTGAACACACTCGCGCCCGAATTTTAAGCATTGAAACTCAACGAATAGAACGCCACTTAAATCAAGGACAAGTCGTAGTTATAGCAGGATTTCAAGGGGTAAGTAGTCAAGATGATTTAGAAATTACGACATTAGGACGAGGAGGTTCTGATACTTCTGCGGTGGCATTAGCAGCGGCTTTAAAAGCAGATTTATGTGAAATTTATACTGATGTTCCAGGGATTTTAACTACTGATCCTCGTTTGGTTCCTAATGCCCAATTAATGGCAGAAATTACCTGTGATGAGATGTTAGAACTCGCCAGTTTAGGGGCAAAAGTTTTACATCCTCGTGCGGTAGAAATTGCCCGCAATTATGGCGTTTCTTTAGTGGTTCGTTCTAGTTGGACAGATGACCCCGGAACTAAAGTTATTGCTCCCAAACCCCAACCTCAACCTTTAGAAGGATTAGAATTAGCCCGTCCTGTGGATGGTGTTGAATTTGATACGAATCAAGCAGCAGTTTCCTTATTAAGAATACCCGATCACCCCGGCATTGCAGCGAAATTATTCGGGGGAATTGCAGTTCAAAATTTAGATGTTGATTTGATTATTCAATCGATTCATGAAGGCAATAGTAATGATATTACATTTACCGTAGAACGGGAATATTTTACCCAAGCGATCGCCGTTGCTGATGCCTTATTACCCGCTTTAGGAAAACCCAATAGTTCCGATCTAGGGGATGCTGAAGTCACCGGGGATGACACTCCTATTGCTAAAGTTAGTATTATGGGGGCGGGAATGATTGGGCGTCCTAAAGTCGCTTCTCAAATGTTTAATACCTTAGCGAAAGCGGGTATTAATCTTCAGATGATTTCGACTTCAGAAGTGAAAGTTAGTTGTGTGATTGCTACCGAAGATTGTGAACGGGCTGTTGTCGCCTTATGTGAATCTTTTGAAGTAAGTCTTGACCCCAAACAAACAATCGATTTGGAGGCCAAAAAAACCCAACTCGATGAAAGTTTACCCCCTGTGCGTGGGGTGGCATTAGATGTCAAACAAGCCCGTTTAGCCATTCGTCATATTCCAGATCGTCCAGGAATGGCAGCAAAATTATTTTCCTTATTAGCAGATCATAATATTAGCGTGGATATGATTATTCAATCCCAACGCTGTCATCAGGTTAACGGGATTTTAACGCGAGATATTGCTTTTACCGTTGCCGAAGGAGATGCGGATGAAGCCCAACAGATTTTAGAACAAGCAACATCGGAATTAGGCTGCGGTGAAATTATTGTTAATAAATCGATTGCTAAAGTTAGTGTTGTTGGTTCAGGAATGATCCATTATCCAGGGGTTGCAGCTAAAATGTTTGAAGCGTTAGCTCACAAAAATATTAATATTTTGATGATTGCTACTTCTGAAATTAAAATTAGTTGTTTAGTTGATGAAGACCAAGGCATAGAAGCATTAAAAGCAGTTCATGAAGTCTTTGAATTATCCGGTGAAAAAACCTTTATTGTTCCTGAACGTGCTCCCGTTGCTTAA